In a genomic window of Larimichthys crocea isolate SSNF unplaced genomic scaffold, L_crocea_2.0 scaffold326, whole genome shotgun sequence:
- the LOC113744953 gene encoding uncharacterized protein LOC113744953, translating to MWAAAQGAVYVGGARGVCPGRKCGQDRRWLSYSMGRFRKGKRQKTQDLWQLAGGLGTHDSGGEDDQDQTTTEGLGTHDSGGEDDQDQTITEGLGTHDSSRENDEQGNIQSSPQTRDQGQTRTEGEENYTKDNKTQGIMEKCQWDLKRIRFHHKRLTRFDDFFHTYKKVHQALLREHKDSLKIKKKTHRVDVERWKQRKQGRRGVYVSTMTKPFKFEKPRNTVQTKKMSNKSKVEEKDTDTDATLFKQDTQPQLDTEPTIQTNIATLLEEAGRPPSTKMQEDEQLLQSLWKRERTEVVVAVIPSANRSGSSFLIHHSELCSLRPHQWLTGEVMEGLFHLFAKQLNLGRAIFLLDHYTAGVILFGTSDRVRQHSLRKYTGSYWSVVVTSSAKSAVFLLDPMANKSKKAESADAAKRIQDYMLFRKIAFGKNDWGRLRWRGLTMDHPVQRDTCSCGVIVTMMAKAVMEAYPALPAMSFGTSKKEMASERTKFALELLSDSVLDLDSYCVMCCASKPPGSGPPMTRWIQCDTCERWFHEECLDLEEESLLKAPFAPFATKKMIYVPTCLSC from the exons atgtgggcggccgcccagggcgcagtctaCGTGGGGGGCGCACGGGGTGtttgcccagggcgcaaatgtggccaggaccggcgctggttgAGTTACTCAATGGGTCGTTTCAGGAAAGGGAAAAGACAGAAGACCCAAGACCTCTGGCAGTTAGCTGGAG GTCTGGGAACCCATGACAGTGGTGGGGAAGATGACCAGGACCAGACCACAACAGAAG GTCTGGGAACACATGACAGTGGTGGGGAAGATGACCAGGACCAGACCATAACAGAAG GTCTGGGAACCCATGACAGTAGCAGGGAAAATGACGAGCAAGGCAACATACAGTCTTCGCCACAGACCAGAGACCAGGGCCAGACCAGAACAGAGGGTGAAGAG AATTACACCAAAGATAACAAGACCCAGGGCATCATGGAGAAGTGTCAGTGGGATCTGAAAAGGATCCGTTTTCACCACAAGAGGCTTACCagatttgatgatttttttcacACCTACAAGAAGGTGCATCAAGCTCTTTTGAGAGAACACAAGGACTCTCTAAAAATCAAGAAGAAG ACACACAGGGTCGATGTTGAACGGTGGAAACAGAGGAAGCAGGGAAGGAGAGGTGTATACGTTTCAACAATGACCAAGCCCTTTAAATTTGAGAAACCAAGAAACACG GTTCAGACGAAGAAGATGTCCAACAAGAGCAAAGTAGAGGAGAAGGACACAGACACCGATGCCACTCTTTTTAAACAGGACACACAGCCTCAG CTGGATACAGAACCAACCATCCAAACAAACATTGCCACTTTGCTGGAGGAGGCGGGACGACCACCATCCACCAAAATGCAAGAAGATGAACAGCTG CTACAATCACtgtggaaaagagaaagaactGAAGTGGTAGTTGCAGTAATACCATCTGCCAACCGGTCAGGTTCCAGTTTCCTAATACATCACAGTGAACTGTGTTCACTGCGACCTCACCAGTGGCTGACAGGCGAG GTTATGGAGGGTCTGTTCCATCTTTTTGCCAAACAGCTCAACCTTGGAAGGGCCATTTTCCTCCTCGACCATTACACAGCTGGTGTAATACTCTTTGGAACAtcagacagagtcagacagcACAGCCTGCGAAAG TACACTGGAAGTTACTGGTCAGTGGTTGTTACTTCATCTGCCAAAAGTGCTGTATTCTTACTGGACCCAATGGCAAATAAATCCAAGAAAGCTGAGTCTGCAGATGCTGCAAAACGAATACA GGATTATATGCTGTTCAGAAAGATCGCCTTTGGCAAGAATGACTGGGGGAGACTCAGGTGGAGGGGATTAACCATGGACCATCCTGTACAACGTGACACATGTAGTTGTGGGGTCATCGTTACTATG ATGGCAAAGGCAGTGATGGAGGCATATCCTGCGTTACCTGCCATGTCCTTTGGCACATCTAAGAAGGAGATGGCATCGGAAAGGACAAAGTTTGCCCTGGAATTGCTGAGTGACTCAG tgttagACCTGGACAGCTACTGCGTGATGTGCTGTGCCTCCAAGCCCCCTGGATCAGGACCTCCAATGACTCGATGG ATACAGTGTGACACCTGCGAAAGGTGGTTTCATGAAGAGTGCCTTGATCTGGAGGAAGAGTCGCTGCTAAAAGCGCCCTTTGCGCCCTTTGCAACtaaaaaaatgatatatgtACCTACTTGTTTGAGTTGTTGA